From the genome of Treponema denticola:
TGCCGTAAAAAAACTTAAATGGAATTACAGCTATTATAATGATTGGTACTTAGCTCTTGCTGCCTATAACTGCGGTGTAGGAGCCTTAGATAAGGCTATCAAAAAGGCAGGAAGCCGCAATTATTGGTATTTGGCTGAAAAGAAATTTTTAAAGACGGAAACATCGCTCTATGTTGCCAAATTTTTAGCAATTTCTGAAATTCTTATGCAAAGTGAAAAATACGGTATCGATTGGGGGATGGCTCTTGGCTATGAAGCGACGGAGGTAATTCCAATAAAGCGTTCGATAGATATTATGCTTCTTGCCGAAAAACTTGATGCAGATATGAATCTTTTTTCTGCCCTTAATCCATCTCTTAAATTTAATATTACACCTCCGAATATAAAATACGATCTACGTGTCCCTATTGAGCATAAAGAAGCGGCTACGGAATTGCTTAGCAAAAATACTCTTCTTATAAAATACTATAATTATAAAATAAGATCCGGAGATACCCTCTATGCTTTGTCAAAACATTACAGTGTAAGTATTAAATCTATAATCAACTATAATCCTCATATTAAGCCTGAAGCTCTTCAGATAGGGCAGGTATTAAAAATACCTGCCTTAAAGGATGTTAAATCATACCGCCGCAAAGAAGATGATCAAAACATGGAATTTAAAGATACATATATAATAAAAAAAGGCGATACATTATGGTCTATAGCCTTAAAATACAATGTTCAAGTTGAAACTCTTGCAGAAAAAAACGGAATTGAGGTAAATTCGATACTTTCCTTAGGTCAAAAAATAAAGGTGCCGATAATAGACTGATAGGGAGAGATAAGCAAATGAATGGAATTTTAAAAAAAATTAAAGCTTTAAAAAAAGACGAGTTCTCTAATAAAATCTGCGTTTTTCTTTTTTTGGTTTTTACCCTTTTTACCGTAAATTTAAATTCTTATGAGCCTGTGCTTAATTCTTCTTCGGTTCAAAATTGGGAAGATGGGACAATCGATTCTTTAATAATGCTGGATATAAACAAAAGCGGATTTTTTCTTCCAAGCGATAGAGATGCAGCTTTTAATACAATCGAAAAATATATGCCGTCGCTTTTAAAAGATATTTATCTTTCGGTAATCGTAGACTCTTCGCATAGGTTAGGAAATTATCTTGCAGAAGAAAAGGTAAATTTAAACAGTATAAATAAAATTATTGAAAGCGGAAGTTATAAAAATCCTCATTTTTCTTCTGACTTGTCAAATGCTTTAATAAAAACAAGTACACAGATGCATGAGATTGCAAAGCTCTTTATAAACCATAAAACTCCCTACATACCTTCCATTCCTCCCAGTACGGCAGTCAGTAAGTCTTATACAGGCATTTTGATTGATGCAAGAGGGCTTTTGCCTGTACACGGTGAATACACAAATGAAAAACTTCAGCCATGTATTTTTCCTAAAATATGGGACACCGATATGGTTACAATATATGAAAAAAATATGGTTGACCCTGAGATTGCAAAAAAGAACAGTTTGGTCTTATATTCTTCCTCTTTAAATGAAGAATTATATAGGGATAGGA
Proteins encoded in this window:
- a CDS encoding LysM peptidoglycan-binding domain-containing protein — translated: MGMGRYLLRRKNLVKIGLLIFFVLLFLKPLHSASLNFTGDEPVELRQSNKTSLSYNRQKSLHGTVIVPLKYPLIERFRNQYLNENGLRYLESIMQRSAPYRNFIIEELRRENLPAELLFLPVIESGFSPKAVSKSGAVGIWQFMRNSIGGYDIHIDEWMDERRDPWKTSVAAVKKLKWNYSYYNDWYLALAAYNCGVGALDKAIKKAGSRNYWYLAEKKFLKTETSLYVAKFLAISEILMQSEKYGIDWGMALGYEATEVIPIKRSIDIMLLAEKLDADMNLFSALNPSLKFNITPPNIKYDLRVPIEHKEAATELLSKNTLLIKYYNYKIRSGDTLYALSKHYSVSIKSIINYNPHIKPEALQIGQVLKIPALKDVKSYRRKEDDQNMEFKDTYIIKKGDTLWSIALKYNVQVETLAEKNGIEVNSILSLGQKIKVPIID
- a CDS encoding OmpA family protein produces the protein MNGILKKIKALKKDEFSNKICVFLFLVFTLFTVNLNSYEPVLNSSSVQNWEDGTIDSLIMLDINKSGFFLPSDRDAAFNTIEKYMPSLLKDIYLSVIVDSSHRLGNYLAEEKVNLNSINKIIESGSYKNPHFSSDLSNALIKTSTQMHEIAKLFINHKTPYIPSIPPSTAVSKSYTGILIDARGLLPVHGEYTNEKLQPCIFPKIWDTDMVTIYEKNMVDPEIAKKNSLVLYSSSLNEELYRDRIGTEPLRIIARGLFGQNRTDPIISMEDSGRILSRPENLKLLKEGKIVIICDEDMLRVTEPFTPPDENYYFAYHDIELLLEKHKEKGITLSNPKNIVKIVMYDIRFVADMPDVLPEEMGKIDLIAEALLKLGPYTKFLIEGHTADLNRPEDEKILSVQRAERIADEISKRGIDRSRIMTAGYGSTRPLAPSNNEKNMAKNRRVEITVIRE